In the Caenorhabditis elegans chromosome X genome, one interval contains:
- the npr-4 gene encoding G-protein coupled receptors family 1 profile domain-containing protein (Partially confirmed by transcript evidence) — MNGSDCLNLNSELWLYREDLSSRWYIMLVFAFLYLIIIAAGIIGNSCVILAITRNKSLQTVPNLFILSLSCSDIVVCCTSATITPITAFKKEWIFGEALCRIAPFIAGISLCFSTFTLTAISIDRYILIRFPMRKPITHYQAVGVIAIICAFAATITSPIMFKQKLGEFENFCGQYCTENWGANESQRKIYGAALMFLQLVIPLTIIIISYTAISLKIGQSMILKGAKKQKTDNWEMELSDQQRIAVKRRQRTNRMLIGMVVAFACSWIWSVTFNILRDYEYLPELIKTQEYIFGIATHCIAMTSTVWNPLLYAVLNLQLRAAFIDLMPHWLRRHLNLEGDNSSPLLNHPTMTITNKPSKQHTLIPAMDNHTCQQV, encoded by the exons ATGAATGGCTCCGATTGTCTGAATCTCAACTCAGAATTATGGTTGTATCGAGAAGATTTGTCATCAAGG TGGTACATAATGTTAGTGTTTGCATTTCTCTACCTGATAATCATTGCCGCCGGAATAATTGGAAACTCATGTGTGATTTTGGCAATCACAAGGAACAA ATCACTTCAAACTGTTCCGAATCTGTTTATTCTTTCTTTATCATGTTCTGATATTGTGGTATGCTGCACATCTGCAACAATCACTCCGATTACTGCATTCAAGAAAGAATGGATCTTTGGAGAGGCTTTATGCCGAATTGCACCATTCATTGCT GGTATCAGCCTTTGTTTCTCAACTTTCACATTGACTGCAATCTCCATCGACAGATACATCCTGATTCGATTTCCGATGAGGAAACCTATTACGCATTATCAAGCGGTTGGAGTGATTGCT ATTATTTGCGCTTTTGCTGCAACCATCACATCCCCAATAATGTTCAAGCAAAAGCTGGGAgagtttgagaatttttgtgGGCAGTACTGCACGGAAAACTGGGGAGCCAATGAAAGCCAGAGAAAAATTTATGGTGCAGCTCTGATGTTTCTTCAGCTCGTCATTCCGCttaccatcatcatcatatcCTACACTGCGATTTCTTTGAAGATCGGACAAAGCATGATTCTCAAAGGGgcgaaaaagcaaaaaacagACAATTGGGAAATGGAATTAAGTGATCAACAAAGAATCGCTGTGAAGAGAAGACAAAGAACTAATAGAATGCTTATTGGTATGGTAGTCGCATTCGCTTGCAG cTGGATTTGGTCAGTGACGTTCAACATTCTGAGGGACTATGAATATTTGCCAGAGCTCATCAAAACTCAAGAATATATCTTTGGAATTGCTACACATTGCATTGCAATGACCTCAACG GTATGGAACCCGTTACTCTACGCAGTGCTCAACCTCCAACTGCGTGCAGCATTCATTGACCTGATGCCTCACTGGCTTCGTCGTCATTTAAACCTGGAAGGAGACAACAGCTCTCCATTGCTCAACCATCCGACGATGACAATTACAAACAA ACCGTCAAAGCAACATACATTAATACCAGCAATGGACAACCATACGTGTCAACAAGTTTAG
- the npr-4 gene encoding G-protein coupled receptors family 1 profile domain-containing protein (Partially confirmed by transcript evidence), protein MLLEIGTITIGNITRARKFGERMNGSDCLNLNSELWLYREDLSSRWYIMLVFAFLYLIIIAAGIIGNSCVILAITRNKSLQTVPNLFILSLSCSDIVVCCTSATITPITAFKKEWIFGEALCRIAPFIAGISLCFSTFTLTAISIDRYILIRFPMRKPITHYQAVGVIAIICAFAATITSPIMFKQKLGEFENFCGQYCTENWGANESQRKIYGAALMFLQLVIPLTIIIISYTAISLKIGQSMILKGAKKQKTDNWEMELSDQQRIAVKRRQRTNRMLIGMVVAFACSWIWSVTFNILRDYEYLPELIKTQEYIFGIATHCIAMTSTVWNPLLYAVLNLQLRAAFIDLMPHWLRRHLNLEGDNSSPLLNHPTMTITNKPSKQHTLIPAMDNHTCQQV, encoded by the exons ATGTTACTGGAAATTGGCACAATAACAATCGGGAATATAACCCGAGCAAGAAAGTTTGGAGAAAG AATGAATGGCTCCGATTGTCTGAATCTCAACTCAGAATTATGGTTGTATCGAGAAGATTTGTCATCAAGG TGGTACATAATGTTAGTGTTTGCATTTCTCTACCTGATAATCATTGCCGCCGGAATAATTGGAAACTCATGTGTGATTTTGGCAATCACAAGGAACAA ATCACTTCAAACTGTTCCGAATCTGTTTATTCTTTCTTTATCATGTTCTGATATTGTGGTATGCTGCACATCTGCAACAATCACTCCGATTACTGCATTCAAGAAAGAATGGATCTTTGGAGAGGCTTTATGCCGAATTGCACCATTCATTGCT GGTATCAGCCTTTGTTTCTCAACTTTCACATTGACTGCAATCTCCATCGACAGATACATCCTGATTCGATTTCCGATGAGGAAACCTATTACGCATTATCAAGCGGTTGGAGTGATTGCT ATTATTTGCGCTTTTGCTGCAACCATCACATCCCCAATAATGTTCAAGCAAAAGCTGGGAgagtttgagaatttttgtgGGCAGTACTGCACGGAAAACTGGGGAGCCAATGAAAGCCAGAGAAAAATTTATGGTGCAGCTCTGATGTTTCTTCAGCTCGTCATTCCGCttaccatcatcatcatatcCTACACTGCGATTTCTTTGAAGATCGGACAAAGCATGATTCTCAAAGGGgcgaaaaagcaaaaaacagACAATTGGGAAATGGAATTAAGTGATCAACAAAGAATCGCTGTGAAGAGAAGACAAAGAACTAATAGAATGCTTATTGGTATGGTAGTCGCATTCGCTTGCAG cTGGATTTGGTCAGTGACGTTCAACATTCTGAGGGACTATGAATATTTGCCAGAGCTCATCAAAACTCAAGAATATATCTTTGGAATTGCTACACATTGCATTGCAATGACCTCAACG GTATGGAACCCGTTACTCTACGCAGTGCTCAACCTCCAACTGCGTGCAGCATTCATTGACCTGATGCCTCACTGGCTTCGTCGTCATTTAAACCTGGAAGGAGACAACAGCTCTCCATTGCTCAACCATCCGACGATGACAATTACAAACAA ACCGTCAAAGCAACATACATTAATACCAGCAATGGACAACCATACGTGTCAACAAGTTTAG
- the npr-4 gene encoding G-protein coupled receptors family 1 profile domain-containing protein (Confirmed by transcript evidence), translating to MNGSDCLNLNSELWLYREDLSSRWYIMLVFAFLYLIIIAAGIIGNSCVILAITRNKSLQTVPNLFILSLSCSDIVVCCTSATITPITAFKKEWIFGEALCRIAPFIAGISLCFSTFTLTAISIDRYILIRFPMRKPITHYQAVGVIAIICAFAATITSPIMFKQKLGEFENFCGQYCTENWGANESQRKIYGAALMFLQLVIPLTIIIISYTAISLKIGQSMILKGAKKQKTDNWEMELSDQQRIAVKRRQRTNRMLIGMVVAFACSWIWSVTFNILRDYEYLPELIKTQEYIFGIATHCIAMTSTVWNPLLYAVLNLQLRAAFIDLMPHWLRRHLNLEGDNSSPLLNHPTMTITNKYGSTATKTVKATYINTSNGQPYVSTSLVGKVQPEAPSFKFNGSGRKKSAMMRILVQKRNAEEEEQLITKESPSPPEIQMDTLCAASIIPRRKSAQPRSTNEKVVLPRKASF from the exons ATGAATGGCTCCGATTGTCTGAATCTCAACTCAGAATTATGGTTGTATCGAGAAGATTTGTCATCAAGG TGGTACATAATGTTAGTGTTTGCATTTCTCTACCTGATAATCATTGCCGCCGGAATAATTGGAAACTCATGTGTGATTTTGGCAATCACAAGGAACAA ATCACTTCAAACTGTTCCGAATCTGTTTATTCTTTCTTTATCATGTTCTGATATTGTGGTATGCTGCACATCTGCAACAATCACTCCGATTACTGCATTCAAGAAAGAATGGATCTTTGGAGAGGCTTTATGCCGAATTGCACCATTCATTGCT GGTATCAGCCTTTGTTTCTCAACTTTCACATTGACTGCAATCTCCATCGACAGATACATCCTGATTCGATTTCCGATGAGGAAACCTATTACGCATTATCAAGCGGTTGGAGTGATTGCT ATTATTTGCGCTTTTGCTGCAACCATCACATCCCCAATAATGTTCAAGCAAAAGCTGGGAgagtttgagaatttttgtgGGCAGTACTGCACGGAAAACTGGGGAGCCAATGAAAGCCAGAGAAAAATTTATGGTGCAGCTCTGATGTTTCTTCAGCTCGTCATTCCGCttaccatcatcatcatatcCTACACTGCGATTTCTTTGAAGATCGGACAAAGCATGATTCTCAAAGGGgcgaaaaagcaaaaaacagACAATTGGGAAATGGAATTAAGTGATCAACAAAGAATCGCTGTGAAGAGAAGACAAAGAACTAATAGAATGCTTATTGGTATGGTAGTCGCATTCGCTTGCAG cTGGATTTGGTCAGTGACGTTCAACATTCTGAGGGACTATGAATATTTGCCAGAGCTCATCAAAACTCAAGAATATATCTTTGGAATTGCTACACATTGCATTGCAATGACCTCAACG GTATGGAACCCGTTACTCTACGCAGTGCTCAACCTCCAACTGCGTGCAGCATTCATTGACCTGATGCCTCACTGGCTTCGTCGTCATTTAAACCTGGAAGGAGACAACAGCTCTCCATTGCTCAACCATCCGACGATGACAATTACAAACAAGTACGGATCAACTGCAACAAAG ACCGTCAAAGCAACATACATTAATACCAGCAATGGACAACCATACGTGTCAACAAGTTTAGTGGGTAAAGTGCAACCAGAAGCACCTAGTTTTAAATT TAACGGATCCGGCCGCAAAAAGTCGGCAATGATGCGAATTCTAGTGCAAAAAAGAAatgcagaagaagaagagcaaCTAATCACAAAAGAATCACCGTCACCACCAGAAATCCAAATGGATACTCTATGTGCGGCATCCATAATCCCTCGAAGGAAGAGTGCCCAGCCAAGGTCCACAAATGAAAAAGTTGTGCTACCAAGGAAGGCTTCTTTCTAA
- the npr-4 gene encoding G-protein coupled receptors family 1 profile domain-containing protein (Partially confirmed by transcript evidence) translates to MLLEIGTITIGNITRARKFGERMNGSDCLNLNSELWLYREDLSSRWYIMLVFAFLYLIIIAAGIIGNSCVILAITRNKSLQTVPNLFILSLSCSDIVVCCTSATITPITAFKKEWIFGEALCRIAPFIAGISLCFSTFTLTAISIDRYILIRFPMRKPITHYQAVGVIAIICAFAATITSPIMFKQKLGEFENFCGQYCTENWGANESQRKIYGAALMFLQLVIPLTIIIISYTAISLKIGQSMILKGAKKQKTDNWEMELSDQQRIAVKRRQRTNRMLIGMVVAFACSWIWSVTFNILRDYEYLPELIKTQEYIFGIATHCIAMTSTVWNPLLYAVLNLQLRAAFIDLMPHWLRRHLNLEGDNSSPLLNHPTMTITNKYGSTATKTVKATYINTSNGQPYVSTSLVGKVQPEAPSFKFNGSGRKKSAMMRILVQKRNAEEEEQLITKESPSPPEIQMDTLCAASIIPRRKSAQPRSTNEKVVLPRKASF, encoded by the exons ATGTTACTGGAAATTGGCACAATAACAATCGGGAATATAACCCGAGCAAGAAAGTTTGGAGAAAG AATGAATGGCTCCGATTGTCTGAATCTCAACTCAGAATTATGGTTGTATCGAGAAGATTTGTCATCAAGG TGGTACATAATGTTAGTGTTTGCATTTCTCTACCTGATAATCATTGCCGCCGGAATAATTGGAAACTCATGTGTGATTTTGGCAATCACAAGGAACAA ATCACTTCAAACTGTTCCGAATCTGTTTATTCTTTCTTTATCATGTTCTGATATTGTGGTATGCTGCACATCTGCAACAATCACTCCGATTACTGCATTCAAGAAAGAATGGATCTTTGGAGAGGCTTTATGCCGAATTGCACCATTCATTGCT GGTATCAGCCTTTGTTTCTCAACTTTCACATTGACTGCAATCTCCATCGACAGATACATCCTGATTCGATTTCCGATGAGGAAACCTATTACGCATTATCAAGCGGTTGGAGTGATTGCT ATTATTTGCGCTTTTGCTGCAACCATCACATCCCCAATAATGTTCAAGCAAAAGCTGGGAgagtttgagaatttttgtgGGCAGTACTGCACGGAAAACTGGGGAGCCAATGAAAGCCAGAGAAAAATTTATGGTGCAGCTCTGATGTTTCTTCAGCTCGTCATTCCGCttaccatcatcatcatatcCTACACTGCGATTTCTTTGAAGATCGGACAAAGCATGATTCTCAAAGGGgcgaaaaagcaaaaaacagACAATTGGGAAATGGAATTAAGTGATCAACAAAGAATCGCTGTGAAGAGAAGACAAAGAACTAATAGAATGCTTATTGGTATGGTAGTCGCATTCGCTTGCAG cTGGATTTGGTCAGTGACGTTCAACATTCTGAGGGACTATGAATATTTGCCAGAGCTCATCAAAACTCAAGAATATATCTTTGGAATTGCTACACATTGCATTGCAATGACCTCAACG GTATGGAACCCGTTACTCTACGCAGTGCTCAACCTCCAACTGCGTGCAGCATTCATTGACCTGATGCCTCACTGGCTTCGTCGTCATTTAAACCTGGAAGGAGACAACAGCTCTCCATTGCTCAACCATCCGACGATGACAATTACAAACAAGTACGGATCAACTGCAACAAAG ACCGTCAAAGCAACATACATTAATACCAGCAATGGACAACCATACGTGTCAACAAGTTTAGTGGGTAAAGTGCAACCAGAAGCACCTAGTTTTAAATT TAACGGATCCGGCCGCAAAAAGTCGGCAATGATGCGAATTCTAGTGCAAAAAAGAAatgcagaagaagaagagcaaCTAATCACAAAAGAATCACCGTCACCACCAGAAATCCAAATGGATACTCTATGTGCGGCATCCATAATCCCTCGAAGGAAGAGTGCCCAGCCAAGGTCCACAAATGAAAAAGTTGTGCTACCAAGGAAGGCTTCTTTCTAA